A genomic segment from Spongiibacter sp. IMCC21906 encodes:
- a CDS encoding alpha/beta fold hydrolase, whose protein sequence is MPLQASKTVNFEEMNALFSQSALSQFDDGVLNAWRPLRRSLWRYMQPIMGFQAACRTEYAQLDDHRICFWQAGSAEETVLLLHGFGSSKENWAFVASKFAHCRIVIPDLPGFGCSDFHFGADYSLAAQAERLADFIEQQDIKKCHVVGSSMGGAIAALLAVNQPEKIASLTLMNAAGVSAERSSLLESSLLDGVNPLAPGSRKDAAMVFAICLYKGHRALAAFLSWVLAGEMSHRKPVNDYLFSLLIVSQQHVFNNLKNVSVPTLILWGSEDRVLDVSCVGAFRQQIPHARSRILANIGHLPMLESPGLTAKILKEFWQSLK, encoded by the coding sequence ATGCCTCTGCAAGCGAGTAAGACTGTCAACTTTGAGGAAATGAATGCCTTGTTTTCTCAATCCGCGTTGTCTCAATTTGATGATGGGGTGTTAAACGCTTGGCGGCCTTTACGACGCTCTTTATGGCGCTACATGCAGCCAATTATGGGGTTTCAAGCGGCGTGTCGTACAGAGTATGCCCAGCTGGATGATCATCGAATTTGTTTTTGGCAAGCAGGCAGTGCCGAAGAAACTGTGTTGTTATTGCATGGTTTTGGCTCAAGCAAAGAGAATTGGGCTTTTGTGGCAAGCAAATTTGCTCACTGCCGGATTGTGATCCCCGATCTCCCCGGTTTTGGCTGCAGTGATTTCCATTTTGGGGCCGACTATTCTCTTGCGGCTCAGGCTGAGCGTTTGGCGGATTTTATAGAGCAGCAAGATATAAAAAAATGTCATGTGGTTGGTAGCTCAATGGGAGGGGCAATAGCCGCCTTGCTTGCAGTCAATCAGCCGGAAAAAATTGCCAGTCTTACCTTAATGAATGCGGCGGGGGTGTCTGCCGAGCGCAGTAGCTTACTGGAAAGCAGTCTGCTTGATGGCGTTAATCCCTTAGCACCTGGGAGCCGAAAAGACGCGGCCATGGTTTTTGCGATTTGTTTATATAAGGGCCACCGGGCTTTGGCGGCTTTTCTTAGTTGGGTGTTGGCGGGGGAGATGAGTCACCGTAAACCCGTCAATGATTATTTATTCAGTTTATTAATTGTCTCCCAGCAGCATGTTTTCAATAACTTAAAGAATGTTTCCGTTCCCACCCTTATTTTATGGGGTAGTGAAGACCGGGTATTAGATGTTAGCTGTGTCGGGGCTTTTCGCCAGCAAATTCCCCATGCTCGGTCTCGGATTTTAGCCAATATTGGCCATTTGCCTATGCTGGAGTCTCCGGGATTGACAGCGAAAATACTGAAAGAATTCTGGCAAAGTCTCAAATAA
- a CDS encoding rod-binding protein, with protein MDVKPSNYHDFSGLTALKKEAGQSPEEAALPVARQFEALFVQMMLKSMRAAVPEGGLFSDSSQKMYMDMLDSQLSVSVADGGGIGLAEVIASQIAQQDGGNDSTTADASAEALRMQLRQSRIQEYTQSADMSALK; from the coding sequence ATGGACGTAAAGCCCAGTAACTATCACGACTTCTCTGGTTTAACAGCCCTTAAAAAAGAGGCAGGTCAAAGCCCTGAGGAGGCCGCGTTACCGGTAGCCCGTCAGTTTGAAGCACTGTTTGTGCAAATGATGTTAAAGAGCATGCGCGCTGCTGTGCCAGAAGGTGGTTTGTTTTCTGATTCCAGTCAAAAAATGTACATGGATATGTTGGACAGCCAGTTGTCGGTGTCGGTGGCTGATGGGGGCGGTATTGGTTTGGCAGAGGTGATTGCCAGCCAGATTGCCCAGCAAGATGGCGGCAATGATTCGACCACGGCTGACGCCAGTGCCGAAGCGCTGCGAATGCAACTGCGACAATCCCGTATTCAGGAATACACCCAATCTGCCGATATGTCGGCACTAAAGTAA
- the flgL gene encoding flagellar hook-associated protein FlgL, with protein sequence MRISTGQIFANGLSSMLEQQAKLAKTQEQVATGNKILSPSDDPVGSVRGLELNRSLERTQQFQRNANILDSRLSLEEGMLANSVDILQRVRELALQANNATQSNESRAAIASEVSQQLDMLLGYANTQDPSGNYIFGGHSQGDRPFDLVNGEVVYRGDDGQRALQIGPAAKIADGDPGSKVFMQVASNASSYRLAQGESNGVALSATTLAQLNQFAGDTVTIAFTQADEYQVVDAAGNVLSTNSYQNGDSIQIGGVDVTLLGTPLSGTEITLNSRQPVDVFASLSSLAATLSQPINAAEEREALKAKIDTAIAWLDRSIDHMVDKQAGVGARMQSLEQQMDTNAGAEIQLQQSLSDLTALDYAEGISRMNQQLLGLQAAQQAFAKVQGLSLFSYL encoded by the coding sequence ATGAGAATTTCCACCGGACAGATTTTTGCGAATGGCCTCAGCAGCATGCTGGAGCAGCAAGCGAAGCTGGCAAAAACCCAGGAGCAAGTGGCGACCGGAAATAAAATTCTATCGCCATCAGATGACCCGGTGGGCAGCGTGCGTGGGCTGGAACTGAACCGCTCCTTGGAGCGCACCCAACAGTTTCAACGCAATGCCAATATTTTGGACAGCCGCCTGAGCTTAGAAGAGGGGATGTTGGCCAACAGTGTGGATATTTTGCAGCGGGTCAGAGAGCTTGCTTTGCAGGCCAATAATGCGACCCAAAGCAATGAGTCTCGGGCAGCGATTGCCAGTGAAGTGTCACAACAGCTGGATATGTTGCTGGGTTATGCCAATACCCAAGACCCTTCGGGTAATTATATTTTTGGAGGTCATTCTCAAGGGGATAGACCCTTTGACCTTGTGAATGGTGAGGTTGTGTACCGGGGTGACGATGGCCAGCGAGCACTGCAAATTGGTCCAGCGGCAAAGATCGCCGATGGCGACCCTGGCTCCAAGGTGTTTATGCAAGTGGCAAGTAACGCCAGTAGTTATCGTCTGGCTCAAGGTGAGAGTAATGGCGTTGCCTTGTCCGCAACGACCTTAGCCCAGTTAAATCAGTTTGCTGGTGACACCGTCACCATCGCGTTTACCCAGGCAGATGAATATCAAGTTGTTGATGCTGCCGGTAATGTATTGTCTACCAATAGCTATCAAAACGGCGACAGCATCCAGATCGGTGGCGTAGACGTGACGCTGCTGGGTACGCCGTTAAGTGGCACCGAAATAACCCTTAACAGTCGGCAGCCAGTGGATGTGTTTGCTTCTTTGTCATCGTTAGCGGCAACGCTGTCTCAACCTATTAATGCGGCAGAAGAGCGGGAAGCTCTAAAAGCAAAAATAGACACGGCTATAGCTTGGTTGGATCGTTCTATTGATCACATGGTGGACAAGCAGGCCGGGGTCGGGGCAAGAATGCAGTCGCTGGAACAACAAATGGACACCAACGCCGGCGCTGAAATTCAGCTACAACAAAGTCTCAGTGATCTCACCGCACTGGATTACGCCGAGGGCATTAGCCGTATGAACCAGCAGTTGTTGGGTTTGCAGGCGGCTCAGCAGGCTTTTGCCAAGGTGCAGGGCTTGTCGTTATTCAGTTATCTATAA
- a CDS encoding START domain-containing protein, protein MNLIVRVAGRLLAVFVLMQYASIISANENWELKKQASGISVYTREVPGSDIREFRGDIEIAAGLNSLMAVLDDTEGFCKWMHNCSVAKLIYKPSLLERYQYLVNDFPWPASDRDMLLRNDISQDPVTGVVTVALTAVPLSELPDAQQVAVPNNDDLRRIERLQGFFELTPISNAKSKVRFQLHMDPAGRLPASLVNSLIVDNPFETLQGLQKQVLRPEYRHFDPF, encoded by the coding sequence ATGAATCTGATAGTCAGGGTTGCTGGTCGATTACTTGCGGTGTTTGTGCTGATGCAATATGCAAGCATCATTTCAGCGAACGAAAACTGGGAGCTTAAAAAGCAAGCCTCGGGTATCTCGGTATATACCCGTGAGGTACCAGGTTCCGATATTCGTGAATTCCGCGGTGATATCGAAATAGCCGCCGGGTTAAATTCGCTCATGGCCGTGTTGGACGATACGGAAGGGTTTTGCAAGTGGATGCATAATTGCAGTGTGGCCAAATTAATATACAAACCCAGCCTGTTAGAGCGTTATCAATATCTCGTAAATGATTTTCCGTGGCCTGCGAGTGACAGAGATATGCTACTGCGCAATGATATTTCACAAGATCCGGTAACTGGGGTGGTCACCGTTGCGCTGACAGCGGTGCCATTAAGTGAACTGCCCGATGCTCAGCAAGTGGCTGTACCCAACAACGATGATTTGCGACGCATTGAACGCTTACAGGGTTTTTTTGAATTAACGCCAATTTCTAATGCTAAAAGCAAAGTGCGCTTTCAGCTGCACATGGACCCTGCCGGGAGATTACCCGCCAGCTTGGTAAATTCTTTAATTGTTGATAATCCTTTTGAAACATTGCAGGGCTTACAAAAACAGGTTTTGCGGCCAGAATATCGTCATTTTGATCCCTTTTGA
- a CDS encoding metal-dependent hydrolase: MSTAIRPVHRNLTFHLPAHRIHDWHVEGVHVSHFYNALSVFFPDGERFFIDSVRNYRDQIEDPELKLAVRGFIGQEAMHGREHEDYNEALEDRGIPVKRYSAIILGLLNTMRRFLPKKMQLATTIALEHLTAILAHQLLTEPKMLEESDPRFAAIWRWHALEETEHKAVAYDVYQATVGKGLGAYLHRCFALISVTTVFWAMVLPMHIDMVRREGELFSIKGWWKAMKFLWGPVGSLRKTIPDWLDYFKPGFHPWDHDNSQYLQELDGLAETVRSYSTAEAGA, encoded by the coding sequence ATGTCTACTGCGATTCGTCCAGTTCATCGAAATCTAACATTCCATTTACCTGCTCACCGTATTCATGATTGGCATGTGGAAGGTGTGCATGTCAGTCATTTTTACAATGCGCTATCGGTATTCTTTCCTGATGGCGAGCGGTTTTTTATTGATAGCGTCCGCAATTATCGTGATCAAATTGAAGACCCTGAGTTGAAGTTGGCAGTGCGGGGGTTTATTGGTCAGGAAGCAATGCATGGTCGCGAGCATGAAGATTACAACGAAGCACTTGAAGACCGCGGGATTCCAGTTAAGCGATATAGCGCTATTATTTTGGGCCTACTTAACACCATGCGACGTTTTCTACCCAAAAAAATGCAACTGGCGACGACTATTGCGCTAGAGCATCTCACGGCTATTTTGGCCCACCAGTTATTAACCGAGCCTAAAATGCTGGAAGAATCCGACCCGCGTTTTGCGGCGATCTGGCGTTGGCATGCGCTGGAAGAAACCGAGCATAAAGCGGTGGCTTATGATGTGTATCAGGCAACCGTTGGCAAGGGGTTGGGTGCGTATCTTCATCGCTGCTTTGCACTGATTTCAGTGACGACAGTATTTTGGGCGATGGTGCTGCCTATGCATATTGATATGGTGCGGCGGGAAGGCGAGCTTTTCAGCATTAAAGGCTGGTGGAAGGCCATGAAGTTTCTTTGGGGACCTGTGGGCTCGTTACGAAAAACCATTCCCGACTGGCTTGATTATTTTAAGCCGGGGTTTCACCCCTGGGACCATGACAATAGCCAATATCTGCAAGAGCTGGATGGACTTGCAGAGACCGTTCGGAGTTATTCTACTGCCGAGGCAGGGGCGTGA
- a CDS encoding flagellar basal body P-ring protein FlgI, with translation MKRSQAICKTMLSALMVSMLLIAVNQPARAERVKDLVSVAGVRDNQLVGYGLVVGLSGTGDQTSQAPFTIQSIRNMLTGFGIRVPDNVNPQLKNVAAVTIHADLPAFSKPGQTIDVTVSSIGNAASLRGGSLLMAPLMGADGQVYAIAQGSLLVGGLGASGNDGSRVTVNIPSAGRIPNGATVERAAPSVMASNGEVMLNLNKPDFTTARRLAEQINTTFGPGTASAMDAASVKVLGPSNADRSVTFISMLESLEITPAEAGARVVVNSRTGTIVIGGNVRVMPAAVTHGSLTVSISESVNVSQPGAFNRGGQTVVTPESRIDVTETGSRMFLLDAGVTLEEIVKAINSVGAAPGDLVAILEALDQAGALRAELVVI, from the coding sequence ATGAAGCGTTCACAGGCCATTTGCAAAACGATGTTGTCGGCCCTGATGGTTTCGATGTTGCTTATCGCGGTTAATCAGCCCGCAAGGGCAGAGCGGGTTAAAGACCTGGTGAGTGTTGCCGGCGTGCGTGACAATCAGTTGGTAGGCTACGGCTTGGTCGTGGGCTTGAGTGGTACGGGTGACCAAACCAGCCAAGCGCCATTTACTATTCAAAGTATTCGGAACATGCTCACCGGCTTTGGTATTCGGGTGCCAGATAACGTTAATCCCCAGCTGAAAAACGTGGCGGCGGTGACGATACATGCCGATTTACCAGCTTTCTCTAAACCCGGACAAACGATTGACGTTACGGTGTCATCCATTGGTAATGCGGCGAGCTTAAGAGGCGGCAGCTTGTTAATGGCACCGTTGATGGGGGCCGATGGTCAAGTGTACGCCATTGCTCAGGGTAGCTTGCTAGTGGGGGGGCTGGGTGCTTCAGGTAATGATGGTTCTCGGGTAACGGTAAATATTCCCAGCGCAGGACGTATTCCCAATGGTGCCACGGTTGAGCGTGCTGCGCCGAGTGTTATGGCGTCTAACGGTGAAGTTATGCTGAACTTAAATAAGCCTGATTTCACCACGGCTCGGCGCCTTGCCGAACAAATTAATACTACGTTTGGTCCTGGCACTGCCAGCGCAATGGATGCTGCCAGCGTAAAAGTGTTGGGGCCGAGCAATGCTGACCGCAGTGTGACGTTTATTTCTATGCTCGAAAGCCTAGAGATTACACCTGCAGAAGCGGGTGCCCGGGTGGTGGTTAACTCCCGCACTGGCACCATTGTGATTGGTGGCAATGTTCGGGTTATGCCTGCGGCTGTCACCCATGGCTCGCTGACGGTGTCGATCTCCGAGAGTGTCAATGTCAGTCAGCCTGGTGCATTTAATCGTGGTGGCCAGACGGTAGTGACGCCAGAATCGCGCATTGATGTGACTGAAACGGGATCGCGCATGTTTCTGTTGGATGCCGGCGTCACCTTAGAAGAAATTGTTAAAGCCATTAATTCGGTGGGGGCAGCTCCTGGCGATTTAGTGGCGATATTAGAAGCGCTGGATCAGGCGGGTGCCTTGCGCGCCGAGCTGGTGGTGATCTGA
- a CDS encoding TonB-dependent receptor: MRKSTLFPAVLLVSSSLAATLANAAKLEEVVVTAQVREQNLQDVPVSVSAMSGEKMMEAGINRMEDLQAYVPNLTVTESGISTDIFIRGIGTGMNQGFEQSVGMYVDGIYYGRAQLARAPFLDLARVEVLRGPQNILHGKNSIAGAVNIVTASPSDEFEGLISALYEPEYDERVFDLMLSGPVTDTVGFRFAGRVRDTGGYVEDPFLSLDVPQYDQATFRGKLQWLANDQTTINVKLELGSFDSLGRQAEIINNEPSTSSNPVLAGRTQAEILDRTFLPPFVNLDTDDSVTNTTQDYVHSTNGNYSNNDTQNLTVNAVWESDSGHTITSISGYLHYKYDDLCDCDATAAELFKFGLKENYDQFSQELRWVSPGGEAVEYIGGIYLQHNELHFEDVLIQDSDVVVQLINALDYLELGMRGDLDPLAGGLSPEEVLGVGDAGNAIADITAPRDFYSESDIASAFLQSTFNLRDDFRLTLGGRLTYEKKTGRRKLDYADLDGNVLPVGEVDTVAAITFAAERHDLQGSRSETHFSPLINIQWDYSADGMAYFTATQGVKAGGFDARSNASPSDELVVRNPGATVANQIALIGTFEYDEEVATSFEAGFKTGLLDGAAELNLAYFYTIYEDLQVSLFDGTVGFKVGNAKEAVTQGIELDGRWQITDYFMLGGALALLDFEFTDFSNGQCIQDQIPDAANGRDCDYTGKTNQYVSDWSGTFLMGLKAPLTESLGFGAQLDVVFSDNYNPSSNLDPRVEQDGFAKLNGRLGIGAIDRSWELSLVGKNLTDEAVIVYVADTPLSKTLFGVTSHTAFVEPPRTIALQFNYRL; this comes from the coding sequence ATGAGAAAGTCCACCTTATTTCCGGCAGTGCTATTGGTATCTTCGTCCTTGGCTGCAACTTTAGCAAATGCTGCAAAGCTTGAGGAGGTGGTAGTAACCGCCCAAGTTCGTGAGCAGAACCTGCAAGATGTGCCGGTATCTGTCAGCGCCATGTCGGGTGAGAAAATGATGGAAGCGGGCATTAACCGCATGGAGGACCTTCAAGCCTATGTCCCAAATTTGACGGTAACCGAAAGTGGTATCAGTACAGATATTTTTATCCGCGGCATTGGTACTGGTATGAACCAAGGTTTTGAGCAGTCAGTAGGGATGTATGTTGATGGTATTTACTACGGTCGGGCGCAGCTTGCCCGGGCACCTTTTCTGGATTTGGCTCGGGTAGAAGTGTTGCGAGGACCGCAGAATATTCTTCACGGTAAAAACAGCATTGCCGGGGCCGTTAATATTGTTACCGCAAGTCCATCTGATGAGTTTGAAGGACTGATTTCTGCCTTGTACGAGCCAGAATACGATGAGCGTGTTTTTGATTTGATGTTATCTGGGCCGGTGACAGATACGGTGGGGTTTCGTTTTGCGGGCCGGGTTAGGGATACCGGGGGCTATGTGGAAGATCCATTTTTGAGTTTGGATGTGCCCCAGTATGATCAAGCGACGTTTAGAGGCAAGCTGCAGTGGCTGGCCAATGATCAAACCACCATTAACGTAAAACTGGAGTTGGGTTCCTTTGACTCCTTGGGTCGCCAAGCGGAAATTATCAACAATGAACCGTCTACTTCGAGTAACCCCGTACTGGCGGGTCGAACCCAGGCGGAAATTTTGGATAGAACCTTTTTGCCTCCCTTTGTGAACTTGGACACTGACGACTCGGTTACTAATACCACCCAAGATTATGTGCATTCGACTAACGGCAACTACAGCAATAACGATACCCAAAACCTTACGGTAAACGCCGTTTGGGAAAGCGATAGTGGCCACACAATTACTTCAATTAGTGGTTACTTGCACTACAAATACGATGATCTCTGCGATTGTGATGCCACTGCGGCTGAGCTTTTCAAATTTGGCTTAAAAGAGAATTACGATCAATTTAGCCAGGAGCTTCGTTGGGTTTCTCCTGGCGGGGAAGCCGTTGAATATATTGGCGGTATCTATCTTCAACATAATGAGCTGCACTTTGAAGATGTTTTAATTCAAGACTCTGATGTCGTGGTTCAGTTGATAAATGCTCTTGATTATCTCGAGCTGGGTATGCGTGGCGACCTCGATCCGCTAGCCGGTGGCTTATCACCAGAAGAGGTGCTTGGCGTGGGTGATGCCGGTAATGCGATTGCTGATATTACCGCCCCCCGAGATTTCTACAGTGAATCCGATATTGCTTCGGCCTTTCTTCAGTCTACCTTTAACCTGCGAGATGATTTTCGGTTGACCCTGGGTGGTCGCCTTACGTACGAAAAGAAAACCGGACGCCGCAAGCTGGATTACGCAGATTTAGACGGTAATGTACTGCCCGTAGGTGAGGTGGATACTGTTGCCGCGATTACGTTTGCAGCCGAACGTCACGATTTGCAGGGGTCTCGTAGTGAGACCCACTTTTCACCTTTAATCAATATTCAATGGGATTATTCCGCCGATGGCATGGCTTATTTTACCGCCACGCAGGGGGTAAAAGCCGGCGGCTTCGATGCTCGTTCAAACGCGTCTCCCAGTGATGAGCTGGTGGTAAGAAACCCCGGCGCCACAGTGGCCAACCAAATTGCCCTGATTGGTACTTTTGAATACGACGAAGAAGTGGCCACCAGTTTTGAGGCAGGATTTAAAACCGGTTTGCTAGACGGTGCTGCCGAATTGAATCTCGCCTATTTTTACACCATTTATGAAGATCTGCAGGTCAGCCTTTTTGACGGCACCGTGGGCTTTAAAGTTGGTAATGCCAAAGAAGCGGTGACTCAAGGTATTGAACTGGATGGTCGCTGGCAGATTACGGACTACTTTATGCTTGGTGGTGCTCTAGCCTTATTGGATTTTGAATTTACTGATTTTAGTAACGGTCAATGTATTCAAGATCAAATCCCCGATGCCGCTAATGGCCGGGACTGTGATTACACCGGTAAAACCAACCAATATGTTTCGGACTGGTCAGGCACATTTTTGATGGGCTTAAAAGCCCCCCTTACCGAGAGCTTGGGTTTTGGTGCGCAGTTGGATGTGGTCTTCTCTGATAACTACAACCCCTCGTCAAACTTAGATCCCCGGGTAGAGCAAGATGGCTTTGCAAAACTCAATGGCCGTTTGGGAATTGGCGCTATTGATCGCAGCTGGGAGTTGTCGCTGGTAGGCAAAAACCTGACCGATGAAGCGGTGATTGTGTATGTTGCGGATACACCGTTGTCAAAAACCTTATTTGGTGTGACCAGCCATACGGCGTTTGTTGAGCCGCCCCGCACGATTGCATTGCAGTTTAATTATCGGCTTTGA
- a CDS encoding MerR family transcriptional regulator, which translates to MKFPEDTISNMAQYLPNSTELGSDESSDTGKEYSVEELALAANTTVRNIRAYQDRGVLPPPSLRGRKGIYNNSHLSRLTLISNLLDRGYTLTSIRELLSAIEKGVGLSEVLGMETALSSPWTNEQPITVPMTQLISMFGTRLTPSAIKTASDLGLFSLSGTKVRVSSMSTLNVAAELCKTGIPLEELLSILRMMRGNVERVANEFVKLISHHVLEPYGDQTLPPKEEFPKIAELVWRMRPMAEIVVDAELGRAMEIAASRFLADRLENIMEHMAPPEK; encoded by the coding sequence ATGAAGTTTCCAGAGGACACTATCTCTAACATGGCCCAATATCTGCCAAATTCGACAGAACTTGGCTCTGATGAGAGCAGTGATACCGGCAAGGAATACAGTGTTGAAGAATTGGCCTTGGCCGCCAATACCACGGTAAGAAATATTCGTGCCTATCAGGATCGGGGCGTCCTCCCCCCTCCAAGCCTGAGAGGCCGCAAAGGTATCTACAACAATAGCCACTTATCGCGGCTAACCCTTATCTCAAATTTACTGGATCGAGGCTACACCCTGACCAGCATCCGAGAATTGCTGTCGGCCATCGAAAAAGGGGTTGGCCTAAGCGAAGTCTTGGGCATGGAGACGGCATTGAGCTCACCTTGGACCAATGAGCAACCCATCACCGTTCCCATGACCCAACTGATCTCAATGTTTGGCACCCGGCTCACCCCCAGTGCCATTAAAACGGCATCGGACCTGGGGCTATTTTCCCTGAGTGGCACCAAAGTGCGAGTCTCCAGCATGAGCACCCTCAACGTTGCCGCTGAACTTTGTAAAACAGGCATTCCCCTGGAAGAGCTGCTAAGTATCTTACGAATGATGCGAGGCAATGTAGAGCGAGTAGCAAATGAGTTTGTGAAGTTAATCTCTCACCACGTGCTAGAACCTTACGGCGATCAAACGCTACCGCCGAAAGAAGAATTTCCAAAAATCGCCGAGCTGGTTTGGCGTATGCGGCCGATGGCAGAGATAGTGGTAGACGCAGAGTTAGGACGGGCAATGGAGATTGCCGCCAGCCGTTTTCTTGCCGATCGCCTAGAAAACATCATGGAGCACATGGCACCGCCAGAGAAATAG
- the flgK gene encoding flagellar hook-associated protein FlgK, with the protein MGDMLGNALSALVSYQRAMATTSHNIANADTEGYSRQRVDFATRSPEQLGSLTIGSGVNVSSVRRVYDEFAASQLRDATAGFNQLDSYYQLSVQLDNVIADPDIGLSASLSRFYNSIQDVADDPGSMSSRQLMLAEANSLTGRIAGLDSQMATLNKEVNLRISSSVAEVNDLTGQLAELNRLIVEGQGQFGTAANDLMDQRDQTLLKLNELIGIKTVAQDDGAVNVFISNGESLVLGEKTTKLTAVASQFEPGRIELAMQKSNSSPIISDIVGGGVLGGVLSFRDGILAEAQGELGRITISVADTLNQQNRAGLDLNGNLGQDIFQLADPQVYRSSSNQGSASLDAQISDVSQLGGDNVRLRFDGSDWQFYSQGSSVPISGINGMGSASNPFVINGVNVVVNGSPQAGDEFLLRPTADAATGLRVALTDPALVAAAAASRSRTDGNNLGGGSISETDIVDATDPNLLSNVEISFTSTGSYQINGTGNFTYTAGEAIELNGSRVVISGNPASGDRFYIEANYGGVADNRNALKLATTESQAILNGGTTSIQDALSGLVGDVAVATRSAEVNRQSQENLLSQTQARQQEVSGVNLDEEAANLLKYQQAYQAAAKATSTANDMFQALMSAFR; encoded by the coding sequence ATGGGTGATATGTTAGGTAATGCGTTGTCGGCGCTGGTTTCGTATCAGCGAGCCATGGCAACAACCAGCCACAATATTGCCAATGCCGATACTGAGGGCTATAGCCGTCAACGGGTGGATTTTGCCACCCGCAGCCCGGAGCAACTCGGCAGCCTGACAATTGGCTCAGGGGTCAATGTGTCTTCAGTACGGCGGGTTTATGATGAATTTGCTGCCAGTCAATTGCGTGATGCCACCGCCGGTTTTAATCAGCTCGACAGTTATTATCAGCTCTCGGTACAACTGGATAATGTGATTGCCGACCCGGATATTGGCCTCAGCGCGTCATTGTCACGTTTTTATAACAGTATTCAAGATGTGGCCGATGATCCCGGTTCAATGTCGTCTCGACAGTTGATGTTGGCCGAGGCCAATAGCTTGACTGGGCGGATTGCCGGTTTAGATTCACAAATGGCAACCTTGAATAAAGAAGTCAATCTGCGAATCTCCAGCTCGGTGGCCGAGGTGAATGATTTGACCGGGCAGCTTGCAGAACTTAATCGTTTGATTGTAGAAGGTCAGGGTCAGTTTGGCACCGCAGCCAACGACTTAATGGATCAACGGGATCAAACCCTGCTGAAACTGAATGAGCTGATTGGTATTAAAACCGTGGCCCAAGACGATGGCGCGGTGAATGTTTTTATTTCTAATGGTGAATCGCTGGTGCTCGGGGAAAAAACCACCAAACTGACGGCGGTTGCCAGTCAGTTTGAGCCGGGTCGCATCGAATTAGCAATGCAAAAAAGCAATAGCAGTCCGATTATTTCTGACATTGTTGGCGGCGGGGTATTGGGCGGTGTGCTGTCTTTTCGAGATGGTATTTTGGCTGAGGCTCAGGGGGAGTTGGGCCGGATTACCATTTCTGTTGCGGATACCCTCAACCAACAAAATCGTGCGGGTTTAGATTTAAATGGCAATCTGGGACAAGACATCTTCCAGTTAGCAGACCCTCAGGTATACCGGTCCAGCAGTAATCAGGGCAGCGCAAGCTTAGATGCGCAAATCAGTGATGTGTCTCAACTTGGCGGCGATAATGTTCGGCTGCGGTTTGATGGCAGTGATTGGCAGTTTTATTCCCAAGGTAGCAGCGTTCCCATCAGTGGTATTAATGGCATGGGCAGTGCGTCTAATCCCTTTGTTATTAATGGCGTGAATGTGGTGGTTAATGGCAGTCCGCAGGCGGGGGATGAATTTTTACTTCGCCCCACTGCCGATGCAGCAACGGGCTTACGAGTGGCGTTAACTGACCCAGCACTGGTGGCTGCCGCAGCGGCAAGCCGCAGTCGCACCGATGGCAACAATCTTGGTGGTGGCAGTATCTCTGAAACTGACATTGTCGATGCGACAGATCCTAACTTGCTGAGCAATGTGGAGATTAGCTTTACATCAACCGGCAGCTACCAAATTAACGGCACGGGTAATTTTACTTATACGGCGGGTGAAGCCATTGAGCTTAACGGCAGTCGCGTTGTTATTTCTGGCAATCCGGCGTCTGGGGACCGCTTTTATATTGAGGCCAATTACGGTGGTGTTGCCGATAATCGCAATGCTCTGAAACTGGCCACGACAGAATCCCAAGCCATTCTTAATGGCGGCACAACAAGCATTCAAGATGCTCTCAGCGGTTTGGTTGGCGATGTGGCGGTAGCGACCCGCAGTGCTGAGGTGAATAGACAGTCGCAAGAGAATTTGCTGAGCCAAACCCAGGCTCGTCAGCAAGAAGTTTCTGGGGTGAACCTGGATGAAGAGGCGGCCAATCTACTCAAATATCAACAGGCCTATCAAGCCGCAGCTAAAGCTACCAGTACTGCCAATGATATGTTTCAGGCTTTGATGTCGGCCTTTCGCTAA